Within the Phycisphaerae bacterium genome, the region ACCGCGTTATTTGCCGGCCGTCTTCCGGATGAGCCGCTGGTACAAGGCCCGGATCCACCGCAACAGCCTGCCGGCCGAGCTTGCGGGCATGTCGCTGGCACAGATCGAGGACTACCTGGGCCTGGCCCGGTCCGCTCGCTACGCGAAGATCTGCCGTATCGAGTTCCGCCCGCCCGTCGAAAAGCTGCTGTACCGCGACGGCGACCTGGTTGTCACCGAATACCGCACCCCTCGCGGCGATTTGCGGCGGATCGCCAGATTCGGGCCGGGCGACGAGACCTCGGGCATCGATCCGACCCTCATCGAGTATCCGGTCAAGAGCTGGAAAGATTACGCCGCTCTGGCCGAGGTTTTCCGACACATGGAGTTCGTCCCCACGTACGACGAGTACAACCGATACGACCGCCAGATCGGCCGGGCAGGCATGCCCATGGTCATCATTGGGGCAATTCCGTTTCACTACGTCCTTCAGGAGTGGACGGGCTACGAGAAGGGATACCTTGACTTGCATGACCGGCCGGACGTTTTCCTGGAAGCCGTTGAGGCAGGCAATCAAGCCTACGTCAGAATGTGGGAGGTGGCCGCATCCTCGCCGGCCAGACTCTTGCTGCACGGCATCAATTTCGATCG harbors:
- a CDS encoding uroporphyrinogen decarboxylase family protein, with the translated sequence MGGTRSIDWREQIELIIDGRQPRYLPAVFRMSRWYKARIHRNSLPAELAGMSLAQIEDYLGLARSARYAKICRIEFRPPVEKLLYRDGDLVVTEYRTPRGDLRRIARFGPGDETSGIDPTLIEYPVKSWKDYAALAEVFRHMEFVPTYDEYNRYDRQIGRAGMPMVIIGAIPFHYVLQEWTGYEKGYLDLHDRPDVFLEAVEAGNQAYVRMWEVAASSPARLLLHGINFDRQMTPPPLWRQHWLDYLSRFTREMHLHGKKVVFHADGDMSGLLELMLEADLDVADCFACHPLVPCTVAQAREVWKDRITIWGGLPSTLLEPGAPIDALLAHLDDLRKTVHPGKRFILGLTDMAMPTTSWDHLLAVRDWLAQHRDWLVG